One window of Kryptolebias marmoratus isolate JLee-2015 linkage group LG3, ASM164957v2, whole genome shotgun sequence genomic DNA carries:
- the LOC108236266 gene encoding ras-related protein Rab-40C, whose amino-acid sequence MRGMMGTQNSPVKSYDYLLKFLLVGDSDVGKGEILDSLQDGSVESPYAYSSGIDYKTTTILLDGRRVKLELWDTSGQGRFCTIFRSYSRGAQGILLVYDITNGWSFDGIDRWIREIDEHAPGVPRILVGNRLHLAFKRQVPTEQARAYAEKNSMTFFEVSPLCNFNVIESFTELSRIVLMRHGMEKFWRPNRVFSLQDLCCRSIVSCTPVHLIDKLPLPVAIKSHLKSFSMANGMNAVMMHGRSYSVANSTASGGGSGGSKASSLKRSKSFRPPQSPPKHTSSSSSSKGNCKIS is encoded by the exons ATGCGCGGGATGATGGGAACTCAAAACAGTCCCGTCAAGAGCTACGATTATCTCTTGAAATTTCTTCTTGTGGGAGACAGCGATGTGGGAAAAGGTGAAATCTTGGACAGTCTGCAGGACGGATCAGTGGAGTCTCCTTACGCCTACAGCAGTG GGATTGACTACAAGACCACCACTATTCTGCTCGATGGCAGAAGAGTTAAGTTAGAGCTGTG GGACACATCAGGACAAGGCAGGTTCTGCACCATCTTCAGGTCCTATTCACGCGGAGCAcag GGCATTCTGCTTGTGTACGACATTACAAACGGCTGGTCATTTGATGGAATTGATCGTTGGATTCGGGAAATCGATGAG CATGCCCCGGGTGTCCCCAGGATCCTCGTAGGAAACCGACTTCACCTGGCATTTAAACGGCAGGTCCCAACAGAGCAGGCGAGAGCTTACGCAGAGAAGAACAGCATGACGTTTTTTGAAGTCAGTCCCCTCTGCAACTTCAACGTCATCGAGTCCTTCACAGAGCTGTCGCGCATTGTGCTGATGAGACACGGGATGGAAAAATTCTGGAGGCCCAACAGAG TCTTCAGCCTCCAGGACCTGTGCTGCCGTTCCATCGTCTCCTGCACACCAGTGCACCTCATCGACAAACTGCCGCTTCCTGTGGCCATCAAGTCACACCTCAAGTCTTTCTCTATGGCCAATGGCATGAACGCCGTCATGATGCACGGACGCTCGTACTCTGTGGCCAACAGCACCGCGTCTGGCGGCGGCAGCGGTGGAAGCAAAGCTAGCAGCCTCAAACGCTCAAAGTCCTTCAGGCCTCCACAGAGTCCTCCAAAACACACgtcgtcctcttcctcctccaagGGGAACTGTAAGATATCGTAG